In the genome of Agromyces sp. CF514, the window GAAGAAGATCATTGACCCCGCGGCATCCGCACCACTAGTGTCCGAAGGCTGCGCAGTCCGCGCGGCATCCCCGCAGCCTGGAAGGAAGGTCGGCCATGAGCACGCAGCTGCAGCGCCTGAGCAAGCCCGCCTTCGTCGAGCCCGCATACGGGCCGCGCATCACGCGCGACCTGAATCGCGAACTCGACCAGGCTCTCGAGCCGGCACCCTGACGCCGCGGCATCCGCCGTTCTCCGTCACCCCGTGCCGCTCGAGGCCCGGGGTGTTTTCTTGTCCGCGCGCGCGACGAGACCCTCGGGCCCTCGGAATCACGCAGTGCAACCAGACAAGGAAAGGACCATGGAGAAGTACTCCGACCGGCTCGTCTCATGGGCGAGCCTGATCGATGAGAAGACCGTCGAGCAGGCCCGCACGTCGTCGACCATGCCGTTCATCTACCCGCACCTCGCGCTCATGCCCGACGCCCACCTGGGTCTCGGCGCGACCGTGGGGTCGGTCATCCCGACGCTCGGGGCGATCATCCCCGCGGCCGTCGGCGTCGACATCGGCTGCGGCATGATCGCCGTGCAGACGCAGTTCGAGGCATCCGACCTCCCGACCGACCGGCGGGAGGTGCGGGAGCAGATCGAGCGCGCCATCCCGCTCTCGGCCGGACGCCAGAACCGCAAGGTCGTCGCGACCGCCGCGCCCAGGGTGGCCGAGCTCGAGGCGCTCGCCGAGGCGAAGGGCTTCGACCCCTCGAAGTACGCGGGCAACTGGCGCGAGCAGCTCGGCACGCTCGGCAGCGGCAACCACTTCATCGAGGTCTCGCTCGACGAGGAGGGCCGGGTGTGGCTGTTCCTGCACTCGGGCAGCCGGGGCGTGGGCAACAAGATCGCGCAGCACCACATCGGAGTCGCCAGGCGGCTCGCGAAGCAGTGGTGGATCGACCTGCCCCACCCTGACCTCGCCTACCTCGTCGAGGGTTCGCCCGAGTTCACGACGTACATCCGGGAGCTGCGCTGGGCGCAGCACTTCGCGCTCCTCAACCGCGAGGAGATGATGGACCGCGTGATCCGGCAGGTGTCGGAGTGGGTCGGCACGCCCGTCGAGGAGCGGGCGCGCATCAACTGCCACCACAACTTCACCGAGAGCGAGGAGCACTTCGGCAAGCGGGTGTGGGTGTCGCGCAAGGGCGCCATCCAGGCGGATGTCGGTCGGCTCGGCCTCGTGCCGGGGTCGATGGGCACGGCGTCGTACGTCGTCGAGGGTCTCGGCGACCCGATGTCGCTGAACTCGTCGCCGCACGGCGCCGGGCGGGAGTACTCGCGCACGAAGGCCCGGCAGACCTTCACGCACGAGCAGCTGCGCGAGGCGATGGTCGGCATCGAGTTCCGCGACACCGACGCGTTCCTCGACGAGATCCCGCAGGCCTACAAGCCCATCGACCGGGTCATGGCCGACGCCGCGTCGCTCGTGAAGGTGCGGCACACGCTGCGCCAGATCGTGAACGTGAAGGGCGACTAGGCCGTTCGGGTCGGGCCGGCTCGGCTCGGGTCAGCTCGGTTCGGCGGATGTCGCGGCTCGCACGCTCCGGGAGTGTGCGAGCCGTGGCATCCGCCCGTGCGTGGCGGTACCGTCGAGGCACCGTAAGCGAAGGAGCACTCATGCCCACGACTGCCATGACCTGCCTGCTCATCGAGGGGCCGCTCGACGAGATGGCCGAGTTCTACGCCTCGCTGGTGCCCGACTCGGCCGTGCTGAGCGTCGAGCGGTGGCCCGAGGGCTCCGAGCGGGAGGGCGAGCCGCTCGCCGTCGACTTCACGGTGGCGGGCGCCCGGTTCCAACTCATCGCGGGCGGCCCGGATGTCGCGCTCACGCGGGTCGTCTCGATCAAGCTCGAGGTCGACACCCAGGCCGAGGTCGATCGGCTGTGGGATGCGCTGCTCGCCGACGGCGGCGAACCCAGTCAGTGCGGCTGGCTCACCGACCGCTACGGCCTTTCGTGGCAGCTCATCCCGCGCGGCTTCACCGAGCTCATGTCCACGACGGATGCCGCGCTGAAGCAGGAGCTCTTCGCCGCCATGCTCACGATGAGCAAGCTCGAGATGCCGGTCTTCGACGCGATCGCCGCCGGTCGCAGCTGACGTCGGATGCAGAGCCCGGTCTGCTCGTGCGACCGGGCTCGATCGCGCGGCCGCCCTGCCGCTACCAGGTGCCGCCGAGCGGATGCGCCTCGTCGGTGAAGGCGCCGCCGACCGGCCCGCTCGACGCGGGCGGCGAAGCCTCGAAGCCGCGCGCGCGGACGATCGCGAACGCGTCGTCGCGCGGTTCGAAGCCGATGGCGCGGCCGGCCGTGAGGTCGCAGACGCCGGGGGAGTTCGCCGAGACGCCCCAGACGATGTGGTGCCGGCCGTCGTCGAGCGCGAGCGCGGCCTCGACGAGTCGGGCCGCATCGCCGGGTGAGAACCAGTGCGCGAGCCCATGGCTCGGATCGGGCTCGGCCGCGAACGCGCAGATGCGCGCCGACACGATGCTGAGTCCGTACCGATCCGCGTAGACGCTGCCGAGCGCCTCGACGGCGGCCTTGCTCACGCCGTAGAACGTGTCGGGTCGCGGCACGAGCACGGGGGTCACGGCGACGTCGGCGACATCCGCGAATCCGACCGCGTGCACGCTGCTCGCGAGCAGCACCCGCGTCGCACCGCCGAGCCGCGCGGCCTCGAGCACGCGCTGGGTGCCGTCGATGTTGGCGTGCAGGATCTCGGCCCACGGGCGCTCCGACGACTGCGCGGCGAGGTGCACCGCGGCGTCGACCCCGTCGAGCGCCGAGCGGATGCCGCGCTCATCGTCGATGGACACCCGCCGCAGTTCGACGCGGTCGGCGAGGTCGGCCAAGCCGGCCGGGTCCGTACCGCGGGACGCCTTGCCCCACGGCCCGTCGGCGACCCGGTCGGGCAGCTCGGTGTCGATGAGTCGCAGCACCCGGCCGGGGCGGTCGAGCAGCGGCACGAGGTGTCGGCCGATTCGTCCGGACGCGCCGGTGATCGCCACGATGTCGGGTTGGGCGGGCTGAGGCATACCGACGATCATGGAGCGCCGCCGGAGGTTTGTCGACGGTCTCGTCGAACGTCAGGGCGCGAGGTGCGCGACGGCCGCCTCGGCGAGGCCGACGGCCGTCGCCTCGTCCTCGCCGCGGATGCTGATCCAGTCCGGGCCGATCCGCAGGTCGATGGCGCAGGCCGTGCCGAACATGGGGTCGCAGCGTAGGACGGCTTCGTCTTCGGGGCCGAGACCGACGAGCTCGGTCGCCTCGGACTCGCCGGCCTGCAGCATCCGGTCGAATGCCCATCGCCCTTCGGACACGACCTCCATCCAGGCCACCGCATCGTCGTCGAACGTCGGAGCCCAGAAGCACAGGTCGTAGCCGGTGTGCTCCCGAGCCTCGGCCCACTCGCTCCATCCGCCGCCCGCACCGGAGACGATCGCCTCGGGGTACCCGAGCACGGCCTGAGCCGTCTCGAGGGGAATGACGTCGTCGCACGTGAGCGGCAGGCGTCCGGAATCATCCTCTGCTGCCGCGGGTCCCGCCGCGGCGACGGCGGCGACGATCTCGTCGACGAATGCCTGCCAGGCCGATGCGGCCACCACGTTGGGGTCGCCCGGTTGGGCTTCGATCGCGATCCACGCGTCGCCGACCGCTGCACTCGCCGTGCAGACGGTGGTGCATCCGCTGTAGTCCTGCGGCATCCCCATGCGCGTCGCTTCGTCGCTCCACCCGTCGACGGGCCGCGGCACGATCGAGACGGTCACGCCGAGGTACTGGTCGTTCGACCCGACGACCGAGTTGTAGCCCATTCCGTTGGACCACTCGCAGACCGTGCCGCCCACGGCGAGCACCGAGGTGATCCTCGGGATCCCTGAGCTGACCTTCGAGGCCGTGACGATCGGATCGACCGGTCCGACCTCGACCGGGAAGAGCGCCGCGACGGTCGAGGGATCGACCATGCCGTCGCAGCTCAGGTCGTAGCGCGCTGCCGGCTGGGTGCCGATCACGGGTGGTGCGACGGTCGGCGCCGCCGGCGTCGGGGTGGCCGTCTCGGTCGGCGTCGGAGCCGGGGCGCTGGTCTGCACCGGCGCGGGCGCCGTGATCGGATCGATCACGAAGCTCGGCACGACCCCGAACGCGAAGGCCGCACCGGCCCCGAGCCCGAGGAGGATCGCGATGCCGATGGCGAGCGCGACCACGCGGTCGCCGAGGCCGACGGGCCGCTGGGGCCGGGGCTCCTGGGCGACCTGCTCGACCACGTTCTGCTTCACGGTCACGAGCATGCGGGTCAGCTCGTCTCCGGTCGGGGGTTCAGACCTCATCGAAAGTCACCGCCTTCTTCAGTCGGGCCCGGCTTCGGGACACGCGTTGCTTGACGGCCCCGACGCTCAGGCCGAGCTGCTCGGCCGCCTCGGCGTACGGCAGGCCGTCGACGAGGCAGAGCTCGCAGACTCGCCGATCGATCGGGTCGAGCCGGCTGATCTCGTCGAGCACCCAGCGCAGGTCGTCGCGAGCCGCCTCCGCATCGCGCTGGTCGCGAACGGATGCCACGGGCTCGACCCGGTTCTCGTCGAGTTCGTCCGCCCGGTTGCGGGCGGCCTTG includes:
- a CDS encoding RtcB family protein yields the protein MEKYSDRLVSWASLIDEKTVEQARTSSTMPFIYPHLALMPDAHLGLGATVGSVIPTLGAIIPAAVGVDIGCGMIAVQTQFEASDLPTDRREVREQIERAIPLSAGRQNRKVVATAAPRVAELEALAEAKGFDPSKYAGNWREQLGTLGSGNHFIEVSLDEEGRVWLFLHSGSRGVGNKIAQHHIGVARRLAKQWWIDLPHPDLAYLVEGSPEFTTYIRELRWAQHFALLNREEMMDRVIRQVSEWVGTPVEERARINCHHNFTESEEHFGKRVWVSRKGAIQADVGRLGLVPGSMGTASYVVEGLGDPMSLNSSPHGAGREYSRTKARQTFTHEQLREAMVGIEFRDTDAFLDEIPQAYKPIDRVMADAASLVKVRHTLRQIVNVKGD
- a CDS encoding VOC family protein encodes the protein MPTTAMTCLLIEGPLDEMAEFYASLVPDSAVLSVERWPEGSEREGEPLAVDFTVAGARFQLIAGGPDVALTRVVSIKLEVDTQAEVDRLWDALLADGGEPSQCGWLTDRYGLSWQLIPRGFTELMSTTDAALKQELFAAMLTMSKLEMPVFDAIAAGRS
- a CDS encoding NAD(P)-dependent oxidoreductase, which translates into the protein MPQPAQPDIVAITGASGRIGRHLVPLLDRPGRVLRLIDTELPDRVADGPWGKASRGTDPAGLADLADRVELRRVSIDDERGIRSALDGVDAAVHLAAQSSERPWAEILHANIDGTQRVLEAARLGGATRVLLASSVHAVGFADVADVAVTPVLVPRPDTFYGVSKAAVEALGSVYADRYGLSIVSARICAFAAEPDPSHGLAHWFSPGDAARLVEAALALDDGRHHIVWGVSANSPGVCDLTAGRAIGFEPRDDAFAIVRARGFEASPPASSGPVGGAFTDEAHPLGGTW
- a CDS encoding RNA polymerase sigma factor; protein product: MDDSGGTDAELLARLASGDQAALAIVFDRHAAAVTRYAWAMAPSRMDVEEIVQDTFVTMWRKAAEITISETSLLPWLLVTCRNLSRNLLRKAARNRADELDENRVEPVASVRDQRDAEAARDDLRWVLDEISRLDPIDRRVCELCLVDGLPYAEAAEQLGLSVGAVKQRVSRSRARLKKAVTFDEV